AACAGGGATTTTTGTTTTCCTGGAAAATTGTTTTAGGAAAATgcaatttgaacgcgttttttATTTTCCTTGTTTTCATGGAAAATACAAATGGAAAACAAGAGGCGTTTTCTCGAACTAAACACGCCCTAAATGTGAGTTAACATTAAGCACATTTCCATCAAGGAACTCTAGAAAGATCACTTATTACCAATTTGAGTTCTCAATCTAACGATTCATCTATGTTTTCATAAAGCATCTATCTTGTAAGGGCCCGTTAAATTTTGAGTAATCGTCTAAAATTTGTATTCAACTGCCAAAATCTCTTTCAACATTTGATACAATGACTCGATTTTTTAGAGTTTAATACACACACTCGCAAAACAAGACAAATTAAACACATTCATATTCCTAGTGGTTGAAGACATGCAGCATAAGAAGCGAAAATCAGATGTTCAAATCACACCCATCTACCTTTAACCATAtcttaatttttgttataacaaattataataataacaacttaattaataaaggTTTGGAAAATAATTACCAGGTTCATCAGTGCCATCAACACAGTCacaaaaatcatcattaatacGATCTCTTGTAAATGAATTGGATCCATCTTTACAATTTATAACCTCTGAATCAAAGTATTTCTCATCTGCCAGAcacaatacaaaaaaaaaaaaaaaaaaaaaatcaactacaaccaacaatatatatacacatatatatacatacaaaacacaaacacatgAGAGATGAAGAAGAGAATGATAATTAACCTAGAGGGTGGATTCCAATAATAGGTACATTTGAAGAGAAAACAAAATTAGCATTAATTACTAGTAACAAACACATAGTAATAATGATGAAATTATATATGGATTTTGTTGTTTCCATATagaatttctttatttatttactctTTGGAAAACAAAGGTTGGTTTTCTACACATAGTAAGTACTCCGACTGTTTTAAACAAGTCAACGAGAGTGCTATTGGGGTGGTCgggaaaaaaacacaaaaccttATTTTGATGGATAGTTTACTCctatgttttttgattttaaattaaaagattacATAAAAACACTCaaaattaatgaatttaaaCTCTAAGCGTGTTTTGTTCACAAAATGTTTTAGGAAGGAATGTAATCTGTTAAAGGAATtagaatctgaaggaatggaatttgacggaatgtttttgattttttgaagattcaagtaaGAAACGGAAAGaaattccttcccccatccccaaagaatggagattccatcaaatgatggaatgtttacattcctacaaaatgtgattcctccatctttaaccaaccaaacgtgctaaggaatggaattcaattccaatttcattagattccatcaaattctgtaaATCAAACGCCACCTAACAAtcgaaaatgataaatcaacctcaagttaacttaatatatttaaaaatcaacttaaaacttTACAAAACTAAGAGGGGTGGGAGTGGAAGTGGGGTGGTGAACGGTGAAGCCCGGCCCCGCGTGGAAACACCGCCGCCAGGGGGTCGGGGTGGGGAAAAAAGGCTCGAAAACGGGGTAGTGAGACCGAGGAGAGAGAAACGAGTGTGGGGACCGCGCGCAGGAAACGGACGAATGGTGGCTGGACACGTGGCGAGGGGAGCGAGGGTGGAGAGccgttgttttttttttttgtcttttacctctttctctatatatatacactctttTCTTCCCAAAACAACACACAACTACTCTCATTTtcactacatttttataaaattcaaacaccccaaccttttcatcactaatttctTACACCTAACACCAAAAAATATGGCTTCCGGTAATTTGGATAAGTCAAGCGACTCTCCCGACGAATCAAACGATAGCGCTATGGAATTCTTTCTTAACGCGTTACACTTTCTTGAAGATACAGCAAGTTCTAGTGCTCCTCAAACTCGATGGTATACGGACTGGCGTCGGGAAATTGGTCTTGCCACTCTTTTGAACGATTggttcgttcaacaaccaaaatACAAAGACGATTACTTTCGAAAGAAGTTTCGAATGGACATGACCATGTTTTTAGATATCGTGCGCGACGTTGAAGCAAACTTCCCGTATTTCCAAGAACGTTACGatgcaagaaaaagaaaaagttttacggCGATACAGAAATGCACATCCGCCGTTATGCAACTCCCAACGGGTAACGCACCAGACGAGTATGACGAGTACTTGTGCATGGCAGCCAGAACCGCACGTGAGACCCTTGATTATTTTTGTGACGCCATCATTCGGTTGTATAGCCGAGAGTACCTACGCAGGCCGACGTCACACGACGTTGCACGCATCTTCGAGGCCCACGAGCTTCGACATCATATGCCTAggatgcttggtagcatcgatTGCACACATGTCGAGTGGTCGGCATGTCTTAGACGTTTGAGAGGGCAATACACGAGGGGTGACCACAACGGTCCAACTATTATGCTTGAAATCACCGCGTCACaagatttgtggatttggcatgcttttttCGGTGTCCCGGggtcgaacaacgacatcaacgtgttGAACCAATCCGATTTGTATGTCACAACGCGTAACGGAACGGCTCCGGATTCTTCATTCCGCGTGAATGGCCGAGATTATAAACGTGGCTACTATCTTAGTGATGAGATCTACAACAAGTGGTCAACACTTGTTAAAGCATACCCGTATCCAACCGACCCTaaggaaaaaagattcaagaaattgCAAGAGGCGGCGAGAAAAGATGTTGAGCGAGTTTTTGGTGTCCTCAAAGGTAAATGGAAAATTCTTCAACGACCTCTTCGACCTCAAACGAAAGACAAAATTGGAAAGTATGTTCATACATGTATTATcttacacaacatgatcattaaGAGGGACGAGAGGGCAATCTCACCGGTCCATATAATGGACCCGCCAGTGCAACCGGTGTTCGATGAAAGTGTGTATGCGGAGTTAATAGACGAAGAAGTTCACCATCGCCTTCGATATGATCTTACGGAGCACGTATGGGCTCAAGATTTGGCGTATCTcgatgattagttttttttttagtattatgtaattttattttttttaagtattatgttccttttaatataataaaagggtatgttttttaaatttaatataatttatgattttgttaagtaaaaataaatgaaaataaaaaagatgatgtggaaaTTGGGGTTGGGGTGAGTAGCGCCAccattttgggatgatttggggtGAATTGGGGAAGTTTGAGGTGGAAAGGTTTTATTTAAGAATGATGATGTGGAAATTTGGGGAAGATTGGGGTTGGGGTATCCACTCCCACCCCCCTAAAGGGTGAAATCCACTAATATTTATCCTTTCATCTTTTGCATGTTATTTAATTGAATTGATTTTATAGCATATAAAGTAGATTGAattgttataaaataattttataacaagGCAACAGTAAAAAACTTATTTCTATTGTACCATATTGGTATTATTCAAGTAATTAGAAAAATAGTAATTGTATTACTTTTGATGCTTGATGTACaagtcaaataaaaaataaataaacatatattattggCTTTATCTGTAGAGCAATAGCGtaaattatacaaattttaaaccATTGTTTACTCTCCTATCATATCCAAAATACATCATATTATATACTTGACCCACACCTTCATCTCTTGACTTCTATCAGACCTTAAactatttgttttttcatagtGAGTCCTTAAgtgtattataatttataaattcatAAGGTTAAATCTAATAGAGTAAATTTAGGGCCGGATTTAAGGGTGTTCAACATGTTCAAACGAATAGGGCCTAGTTTTATTTAAGGACCCAAAAGTTCAATTTTCTTTTGCTAGTATTAAATATTCATATCATAATACCCAATGATTACAATGTGATATTGTGATCCTGTTTGGAATTGCTAATTATAAAAGGTACTTTTTTATTCTATTAAATGAGAGAATACGTAAATGATATGGATAAAGGTTCTTATAAATAATGCAGTGCAGGGCTTTTAAAATTCATGAGACGGCACTGAGTAAATTAAATGCTTGTTAATGGGATCGAAAAAGCTACTTATGCATTTGTTGATATCCAAAATTTTGGATAATTAATCCATATCTAACATGTTCATACTCGCATCATGGAGTAACGAGTGGTTCATGTATTAGTtgggtttttatgttttttcccCTTTTTCACACTTTTCTTATATAATGATCGCTTCTATTTACAACTGATGCTCAAATGGAATCCAGTTATCAACCATATGTGGTATCCATCACTTGGCATTTAATGTTAGATCCATGAGGATCCGATAAGAACATTTAATGTTTGTTGATACACATCCATTAAGTGTTTTCTACAACAATAAAGAATATGTCAAGTCATCCTGTAGATACTTGAGTGTCTTTTTGTACTTCATTATGACACTTATTTCTTGTCAGAACCCTTAAAGGGTCAGCGAGTGATTTGTTAACACTCGCTAACCAAAGTCTTGTTATGATTTTAGGCCGTGAAGGCTAAGACCATTTCAAGGAGGCACCacttgtattcaagaaatttttaaattttttttctagtttaaataagttaaaagaattacAGAGTACTTACTAACCTACATAAAAGAACACTTTTTATAATTACATCAGTAAGTGGCATTTTGATGTATATGAACTTCAAAATTAAAGACCAAAACTCTTGAGATAACATGAATTCATGTTTATTGTCAACATATTACTTAACATGTAAGGAGAAATTATTTCGAGTGTAAGATTACACTTTGCTAAAATCTAGGGTTGTTAAGTTAAATTTAGTTGTGGATATACACACACCCTTCGATCTTCATGTGAACTACCTACACACACATAAACTAAAACCCTTTATATACGAAAATTCTCAATCTTTCGATGCTTAAAATTCTTAGATCTTTCTCTACCCTACCCCTATATACTCTCCTACCCCACTTCCACATAATAAAACACAATATTTATAGGTATGTCTACTTCTCTTTTTcgaaccttttattttatttaaacaccCTTTTCATTCtacataaataaatgtttttaaattatagAAAAGATATCTTGTTTAACTTTATGCTATGTACATGTACGTTCTATAGATCTTGTTTATATAAACATGTAGAGAATCttacatgttaattttttacCTTAAATCAATGAATTAATATTCCTTCATTCAAAGGCCTCTTCAATTCTTGTTCTCACAAATAAGTAATTCTTGATTTACTGATAGGGCTATATCATCAAAAGATGCAAAAAGGCCACAATGGTACAATCAACAACCCTAACATTAGGGTTCTTGAGGCTCCTCCTTCCCCGTCTCCACCACCCATAATTACCACCAACAACGGTGGTAGCGGTGGAGTCCCGGCATGCGCATCATGCCGCCACCAACGAAAGAAGTGCACGGAAAAGTGCATACTAGCACCTTTTTTCCCGGTTGAAAGAACATCAGACTTTCAAGCAGTTCATAAGATATTTGGCGTGAGTAATGTGACCAAACTGGTGAAGGGTTTAAGCCATGAAGATGCGAATAATGTAGTGAATTCGCTCATCTGGGAGGCAAACTGTCGCAAGGAAGACCCCATACTAGGGCCCTTGGGTATGTACCAAAGGCTTGAGAAAGAACTTGTCCAATatcaaaagcaaaaacaacAAGCCAATATCGAATATCAACTTAGACAAGTAGCTGTACAAGGTTTCTACAACAATAGACCATACAATAATGGTGACCAAAATAATGGGATGATCATCAACCCTGGTAATGGGTATAGTTTTGTTGGTAATGGTGTCGATATCGATAATCCTCGATTAGTTAACTATAGTTTGCCAAATATGGACAAGTCGTTAAAGCCAGAAAgagatcaacaacaacaacatcaacatgGTTCTATTCTTCATTCatcacaacaaatgatgaatgaCTTTAATTGGTCCGGCATATAATTTCTAGCAAggtatttttatctttaatttcaatTACCTTAATTAGAAGCtagattagggttttgttttattagatattttGTAGTCAATTAACTTATCTATGAGTTGgatttgatattgattttttttaatcgaAGTCAATACTTTCTAAATTGTTTAATATACAAAGTCTTACTAATTAGTCATTTGTTcatgaatattttttttcttaatttgtttGATCTGAATTAGTTGAGTAGATTTATTATCTccttttgatttgatttgattttcagTTAGAGTGTTTTGAACTTGAACTATTGATTCAACCCTAAAAATCTGTTTTATCATTCTTCGAGTTAATCTTAATGATTGAGATTAAGTAATTAGAGTTATACTTAGTTTAGGTGTCTATGATTTGATAATGACCACGTCACTTGCATATActtcataaacaaataaatctAAGAGTTTGCAATACAATATACTTATGACATTaattttctataattataaatttataataaataattgtatatatatcaatttaaataacttatataataaattttatatcttattatataattataataagatatatacatgtatatatatatattatatacgttAACTCGATCAATTGATCTGTTAAATAAATATCTTGTGTTTCTCAAAGTTTTTTCAtttaagttagtttcgattcaaaTGTGTTGGATGTAATTTAATCAGCGATTTGCTAGATCTCCAATCCTTTactcatgaaaaataccttgagatgagaaacacATGACTCAAACACAAGACTTTAGGAAAAACTCACATTCGGGGTTCACATGGTGGAGTTGGTTTTCTCaaagttaatatattttacagttagatttatttttactatatatcatgtcatattattattttattatatcatataaaatacTTGATTTTATAATTTGAACTTATAAAGTACATATTTGAGGCCCGTTAAGTATTTGAAGGTATGTGAATTTCCGCTATGTGATCCTTCATAATTTCTCAAGCTTTGGTTTTGACATATTATTTGGTACAATCTATGATCTTTTGGCTAAATAACTTCATACAATAATCcagttattttaatttattttataagtatatGCATTTTTTGTTAAGAGTTTTGAAAACTATAATTAACTTGTTATCtactcgtattaattaataattatttaaatatagcTCTTAATTAAACTGTTTGTCAATCTCAGCAGGTCAACCTGGCCTCGTCTTACAATAACTTTATGGCAGCTCGGGAGTTATAACATGCACTTGGCCTTTAGATTACgattttactttctttcttctttttttttttttctcattttctatggttatttctttttctttctggTTGATCATACATACAAATGTAATATTGATTCATTTCTTATACTCTTTACTGCAATTTGTATTTAAGTGTCACTTTGTAAATTCATTCAATCCATATATCTAACATTTAGAAAATATGGAAGAAATTAATTACTCAAAATATAATCAACTACATACAAATAATCATAGTGTGTAGCGTACTTCAGTTTTATTTAATACAtgtaattaatttgttatttgtCCAATTCGTATAATAAACCCGAATTGTTGCACTTGCACAGAATGTTGTGAATAATTTTTACAATTTGAGACATGAATCCTATAGGGTTTTAATCTAACAAAACCAATTGGTAATCGACAGCCATTAAACTAGTATTTGTTACACGAATTGAATAAGGGATAAGTATTttgaaatgtaataaactttggaAGAATGTTTATAGtcggaaataactaaagttgtgtgtattgtatgtaaacaactcaaaattatgtttattgtatgtaagaaaacatacgtggcaaccgtATGTAGTTGTCACTTGTACATTTTGATTGGTCGGTtacattttttacatataataaacataatttcgagttgtttacatacaatacacaaaactttagttatttcctactatagacattttgttacatttcagaatacttatcCCCATTGAAAAAATAACAGATTAGACAACTTAACATTTAcatttgttacatatatattatctgAAAAATACTAAACACAACCTTTACTTTCTTAGGACTGCATTTATCATACATAAAAACCATAATCACAGTCCTAAAGAGTATCTTGTTTAAATAAGCTATAtatttaggaaaatgataacgACAACATTAAAAGTTAtcattaacagcttattacatTTATAAAAAGTAGTACATAGAATCTTtcaaacacacatacataccATTCTCACTGTCACATATATATCATACATGTTTATGTTTACAAGAGGATTGAATATTTTGGTGACCCTAGCTGAGTAGACATCCAAAGGCAAATAGGACATGTCGAGATCGAATAACATAATCAATACGTCGACACAAGTACTACGCTACGGGTCGATACCATCGTGCTTAGTCTTCCATGAAACAAGGCTATTGACATGAACTAAATATGAAGTTCCAAGGAGCAGAAAATTTCCTCTTTTCGTTGTGATTTTTGTCATACGTTCGCGTTCAAAATCAAAAGCAAAAAGCGAACAATCTTTATCCATAAAATATATCTCCCATTTTAATCTTGCAAAATAAAGAGGGATCAAATCTCTTATGCACCCGGTCGCGATGGTATATTTCTTTGTCCATATTTCTTCCGAAAGACTTTCCATAATCCATATGCTTATTTCGTTCAATTCTTCATGTGTTACAAAACAAAGACATTGAGATACCACCATTATTCGATCATTGAATCTACAACTTTTAGGAAGCATGATCTTGTGAAACTTCTCATCGTCGATAGTCATTGTGACTATGTATTCACTATGGTCGATTTCTGGAACCCAATGTAATGCACCAAGTGCAAAAACCGGCTCAGACCCAAACCATTTTATAAGCCCAAAAGCTGGCCCATCAATATCCCTCCATGACTTTTCCCCAATATTTAAAACCTCACATCCAATGAATCCAAACTCGTCCCTAAACAAGTGGACGAGTTTATAGCCTTGTGTACCAGAATACACGAGGCCAAATGATTCATCGTGTTGGGGATATATCGTGCCTAAGGGAAGCAAACTTAGTTCGCGAGTGACAGGATTCATTATCAACAACTCACCCTTTTTCAACATGTTATCAACCACTATTAGACCATCGCAACTTGCTCTAATTTGGCCTAAACAAGTCGCGTTAAAATCACCTAAGACGCTTTTCCCATCCACAAAGGTCATATATCTTATGACATACTTTGATGATGGGTCAATTAGAAGACGATGAAGTCCATGGACCGATCTTAAGTCAAAAATCTTTGATTCCACTGAAAACGTATTAGCGTTTTCATGGAAAACAGAATCTTGATCAGCCCAACGACCGCGTAAATAATTATTCAAAGGGCTTAAGAAGATCACGACCTTCTCGGCCCTTTGAAGATTGTCACGAATGAACCTAGGACTTTTAATAATGTTATACCATGGCTTACAAACGAATCTAGAGTGCTGAAGGGATTCAAGAGGTAATCGAATTAGAATATCAAAAACACAATCTTTCGAGATATAAGGTATCGAATCTAGCTTTTCTTTTCGTTTCTCTTCATCGGTTTTTTTCTTCAATATTGCCCTTTCTTCTGCTAGCTTCAATAAGCTCATAGCTTTACTTGCTTTATCCGCCATATTTATGTGATCTTTGTCGGATTAATTTCTTGAgcaaaaatttgtttataaagtaATCATGATCTTAGGAAAAGATTTAAGTACTCAtgacacatatataattaatattggTTGGATCGAAAACAAGAGAGACATGTTAGTTTATTGGTGTTTGGACGTATGGAACACGATGAAAACTAAGTGGGGCTGAATACTGTAAaccaattatatatttgttgaacAAGTCATGCCGTGTAGATAGAGGTTGAAATGGACCCGCGCATTAGCGTTACTTGTTTGGAGTTTTGGATATTTTCCATTATGCAACAGATTTTTTCCTTTATACTAGTTGTCAGTACGCGTGATGCGATGGTGGTAATGGTGATAACAACGAGTGGTGTCAGCGGAGGCGATGGTGACACCAAAATGTGGTCGCGGCGGCAGTAGCGAGTGTAgcaattaatgtaaaaattggTGTAAATTAAAGGAGGTAGTTTAGTTATTAAATGATTGAGAgatttatgttataaataatttcattaaaggtattataggtatattaggtagaaataTTCAAATTAATGAATACAAGAAAGATAGTTTGAataaatcaagtttttt
The sequence above is drawn from the Erigeron canadensis isolate Cc75 chromosome 4, C_canadensis_v1, whole genome shotgun sequence genome and encodes:
- the LOC122597285 gene encoding protein ALP1-like — its product is MASGNLDKSSDSPDESNDSAMEFFLNALHFLEDTASSSAPQTRWYTDWRREIGLATLLNDWFVQQPKYKDDYFRKKFRMDMTMFLDIVRDVEANFPYFQERYDARKRKSFTAIQKCTSAVMQLPTGNAPDEYDEYLCMAARTARETLDYFCDAIIRLYSREYLRRPTSHDVARIFEAHELRHHMPRMLGSIDCTHVEWSACLRRLRGQYTRGDHNGPTIMLEITASQDLWIWHAFFGVPGSNNDINVLNQSDLYVTTRNGTAPDSSFRVNGRDYKRGYYLSDEIYNKWSTLVKAYPYPTDPKEKRFKKLQEAARKDVERVFGVLKGKWKILQRPLRPQTKDKIGKYVHTCIILHNMIIKRDERAISPVHIMDPPVQPVFDESVYAELIDEEVHHRLRYDLTEHVWAQDLAYLDD
- the LOC122596452 gene encoding F-box protein CPR1-like — its product is MADKASKAMSLLKLAEERAILKKKTDEEKRKEKLDSIPYISKDCVFDILIRLPLESLQHSRFVCKPWYNIIKSPRFIRDNLQRAEKVVIFLSPLNNYLRGRWADQDSVFHENANTFSVESKIFDLRSVHGLHRLLIDPSSKYVIRYMTFVDGKSVLGDFNATCLGQIRASCDGLIVVDNMLKKGELLIMNPVTRELSLLPLGTIYPQHDESFGLVYSGTQGYKLVHLFRDEFGFIGCEVLNIGEKSWRDIDGPAFGLIKWFGSEPVFALGALHWVPEIDHSEYIVTMTIDDEKFHKIMLPKSCRFNDRIMVVSQCLCFVTHEELNEISIWIMESLSEEIWTKKYTIATGCIRDLIPLYFARLKWEIYFMDKDCSLFAFDFERERMTKITTKRGNFLLLGTSYLVHVNSLVSWKTKHDGIDP